A region from the Indicator indicator isolate 239-I01 chromosome 4, UM_Iind_1.1, whole genome shotgun sequence genome encodes:
- the CHRM5 gene encoding muscarinic acetylcholine receptor M5, producing the protein MEVNLFSNSTVVNSSSINHKQLEGHSLWEVITIATVTAIVSLITIVGNILVMISFKVNSQLKTVNNYYLLSLACADLIIGTFSMNLYTSYILIGHWSLGSLACDLWLALDYVASNASVMNLLVISFDRYFSITRPLTYRAKRTPRRAGIMIGLAWLISFVLWAPVILCWQYFVGERTVPPEECQIQFLYEPIITFGTAIAAFYIPVSVMTILYCRIYKETEKRTKDLAELQGSESVAEFEMIKPQKAFLKSCFNCKQQNLAKRERCQASWSSSSRSTSATVKVSQAVSTCNEWAKAEQLTTCSSYASEEEEEEEEEEEEDKLASDAVFQVTYTSPSKGEVEEFKESVAAVGKGQPEEDAFESQKYFLSPAKGHAQRGKKCVAYKFRLVVKADGSREANNGCRKVKITPCAAALSKEPSVKSMDPNITSQITKRKRMVLVKERKAAQTLSAILLAFILTWTPYNIMVLISTFCSDCIPPTLWHLGYWLCYVNSTVNPMCYALCNKTFRKTFKMLLFCQWKKKKVEEKLYWQGNSRLP; encoded by the coding sequence ATGGAAGTAAATTTATTCAGCAATTCTACTGTTGTAAACAGTTCATCCATCAACcataagcagctggaagggcACAGCCTCTGGGAAGTCATTACTATTGCCACCGTGACTGCAATCGTAAGCTTAATAACCATAGTGGGAAATATTCTTGTAATGATCTCCTTTAAGGTTAACAGTCAGCTCAAAACCGTCAACAACTATTACTTGCTCAGCCTCGCCTGCGCAGATCTCATCATTGGAACATTCTCCATGAACCTTTACACGTCCTACATCCTCATAGGCCATTGGTCTCTCGGAAGCCTCGCCTGTGACCTGTGGCTAGCACTGGACTACGTAGCTAGCAACGCCTCGGTGATGAACCTGCTGGTGATCAGCTTTGACAGGTACTTCTCCATCACCAGGCCTTTAACCTACAGGGCCAAACGCACGCCCCGGCGAGCCGGCATCATGATTGGGCTGGCTTGGCTGATCTCCTTTGTGCTGTGGGCACCAGTCATCCTGTGCTGGCAGTACTTTGTGGGTGAGCGAACAGTGCCACCTGAGGAGTGCCAGATTCAGTTTCTGTACGAGCCCATCATCACCTTTGGCACTGCAATTGCTGCTTTTTACATCCCGGTGTCTGTGATGACCATTCTCTACTGTCGCATCtacaaagagacagagaaacgCACCAAGGACCTCGCTGAGCTGCAGGGCTCCGAGTCTGTGGCAGAGTTTGAGATGATAAAGCCTCAGAAAGCCTTCCTGAAGTCTTGTTTCAATTGCAAGCAGCAAAACTTAGCCAAAAGAGAGAGGTGTCAGGCTTCCTGGTCTTCATCCAGTCGAAGCACATCAGCCACGGTGAAGGTGTCCCAGGCAGTGAGCACGTGCAACGAGTGGGCCAAGGCTGAGCAGCTAACCACCTGCAGCAGCTACGcctctgaggaggaggaggaagaggaggaggaggaggaggaggacaaacTGGCCTCTGATGCAGTTTTCCAAGTAACTTACACCAGCCCATCGAAGGGGGAGGTGGAAGAGTTTAAGGAGAGCGTGGCTGCAGTTGGCAAAGGCCAGCCTGAAGAAGATGCTTTTGAGAGCCAGAAATACTTCCTGTCACCTGCCAAAGGCCACGCACAGAGAGGTAAGAAGTGTGTGGCCTACAAGTTCCGGCTGGTGGTGAAGGCCGACGGCAGCCGGGAAGCCAACAACGGCTGCCGCAAGGTGAAGATCACTCCGtgtgctgctgccctgtccAAGGAGCCCTCCGTCAAAAGCATGGACCCCAACATCACCAGCCAGATCACCAAGAGGAAGCGGATGGTCCTGGTGAAGGAGCGCAAAGCGGCGCAGACTCTCAGCGCCATCCTGCTGGCCTTCATCCTCACCTGGACTCCCTACAACATCATGGTGTTGATCTCCACCTTCTGCTCTGACTGCATTCCCCCGACGCTCTGGCACCTTGGGTATTGGCTCTGCTATGTGAACAGCACTGTTAACCCCATGTGCTATGCCCTCTGTAACAAAACCTTCAGGAAGACTTTTaagatgctgcttttctgccagtggaagaagaaaaaggtggAGGAGAAACTCTACTGGCAGGGCAATAGCAGACTGCCATGA